Genomic window (Bradyrhizobium sp. 186):
GGACCGCGCAGATCGTGCGCGACGGAATAGGAGAATGCCTCGAGTTCCCGGTTCGCCGCCTCGAGCTCGAGGGTCCGCTCGCGGACCCGCAGCGCCAGCTCCGCGTTCTCGAGGCGCAGATGCCGTACCGCAAGCGCGCGCTCCAGCACAGGAATGACGATGCTGAGCTTGAACGGCTTGAGAATGTAATCGAGCGCGCCCGCCTTCATGGCCTCGACCGCTGTCGCGATGGTTCCGTCGCCGGTCATGATGATGGCGACGAGATCCGGATCGATCTCCTGCGCGGCCCGCAGCAGCTCGATGCCGTTCATGCCCGGCATCATCAGATCGGCCAGCAGGAGGTCGCATTTCGCGCGCCGCAGCTCCGCCAGCGCGGATTGCGCGTCGGTGAAGCCGACCGGCTGGTAATCCTCACCCGGCAACGTATCGCACAGCGCCTTCATCTGCGCCGCCTCATCGTCAACCACCAGGATGCGGGCCTTTGAATTTGCGGTCGGCATTTCCTACTCGCTCACCTCTATCGCACCTTGTGCGCGGCCGGGCCCGCAGCATCGCGCCAGCGTTTCCCTCAATTCGCGAAGCTTCGGCGGCTTGCTCAGGAGGTGGTCGACATGGGGCGGAATTTCATCCTCCGACATCAGGCGCTTGCCCCAGCCGGTCAGCATGATCACGGGCGTGGCGGGCGAGTCAGTCTTGATCGAGCTCGCCACCTTGCGTCCGTCGACATTCGGCATGCCAAGATCGGTGATCACGGCCGCGAAGGTCTCACCGCGCGCGGAAGCGGCCCGGAACGCCGCGATGCCCGCAACGCCGTCATTGGCCGTAACGACGATATGCCCGTCCGCCTCCAGCGTATTGCACAACGATTTGAGCAGGAGCGGATCGTCGTCGACCAGCAACAGGCGCAGCCGGGACGGCCTGGCGGATTCGAGCCGGTCCTGCGACGGCGCGGCCGGCACCGTCGACGGTACCGGAAAGTTCAAAGACACGGTGGTGCCGCGACCGACGGCGCTGTCGATGTCGATGTCGCCGTTGTGCCGCCGGGCGACGCCGTAGACCATCGCCAGGCCCAATCCCGTTCCGCGCTCCCCTTTCGTCGTGAAGAACGGTTCGAGGCAGCGCCGGCGGGTCTCCTCGTCCATGCCCAGGCCGTCGTCACCCACCTCGATCCGCACCTGGCCGTGCCCCTCCGCGCCGGTCACGAGCTTCGTGCGCAGCGTCAGCGTCCCGCCGCCAGGCACCGCATCGACGGCATTGAAGATGAGATTGATCAACGCTTCGCGGATTTCGCTCTCGATGCCGGAGATCGCCGGCAATGGCTCCGCCAGCTCGGTACGCAGCGCGATCACGGTTCCGCGGAGCTGCGGCATGTCGCTCCACCGCGCCCGCGTGAGGTCGACGACCTGCTGCACGAGCAGGTTGAGGTGGACCGGCATCAGCGTCAACTGCGGCTCGCGCTGCCGGTAGAACTCGCGCATGCGCGCCACGGTATGGGCCACGTCTTCGACCGCCCGCTGAATCGTCTCCAGATAATCGCGCGTGCGCGCGCTCAGGTTCGGCTCCCTTTCCAGAAGCGATTGGGTATAAAGCGACACCGGCGAGAGCGCATTGTTGATGTCATGCGCAATGCCGCTCGCCATCTGCCCAAGGGCGCGCAGCCGCTCCTGCTGCATCACGACCTGCTGGGTCTGCCGCAGATCCTCGTAAGCCTGTTGCAGGGCGCCATGGAGTTGCGCCTGATGGGCGGCGAGCGCGACATGCTCGCTCAATTGCCGCAGGAACTCGCATTCGCCGCTGCTGAAGCTGTCCCGCTCCCTTCGCCCCGCGACGAGGACTCCGAACACCCGGCTCTCCACCTGGAGCGGAGCCAGCACCATCGCGCGCAGCCCGCCCCGGGCGAGCCGGGCCGGGAACGGAAAGGAAGACTGCGCGATGTCCGGCTCGTAGACGAGTTGACCCATCACGCAACGCGAAAGGCCGTTCTCGTCGATGTCGATCCGCGAACGCTCCGGCATCGCGAGCTCCATCGCCAGCGCGCCGCTCTTGACCCCGACGCATTCCACCGTCAGCACATGATCGACCGGATCGTGAAAGCACAGGCAGCCGAACTCCACCGGCAACTGGTCTTCGAGACTGCGGACCACCACCTGGAAAATGCTGTTGAGATCCTGCCGTTCGCCGATCGCGCGGGTGATCTGGTGTAACAGGCTCAATCGGGCGAGCTGCGCCTGGGCTTTCTGCTCCGCGTGCCTGCGCACGAGAATCTCGGATTCCAGGGCATCGTTGGACGCTGCAAGTTGTGCGGTCCGCTCCTCGACACGCACTTCCAGCTCCTCGTTCAAGCGCGCGAGCTCGGCTTCCGCCCGTATCCGCTCCAGCATGTCCAATGAAGCCATCTGCATCATCGAGAGCAGCAGGACGAGGCGTCCCGCGACCTTGCCGAGGTGAGCGACCATCGCCTCGGTGTCGTGCGGAGCCTGCGAGTACAACATCGCGA
Coding sequences:
- a CDS encoding ATP-binding protein, yielding MGVLIAFGIGSALLLGAGRQNYPELHTILDTSMTLITGLLALLLWDMGARIEQPLPKWLAIAFGATFILEFLHVLVIVEWSGPLALVAPLRQFLRPATWPPAAHILAIGILAAIWSSRRDRVGTPAFALFMAVVGVLLVVIFQHLPPYRPPGLLEITRPVLILAPPLWAITSVLCWRLRMADRIFGPLALMGAVVLLGHVAMLYSQAPHDTEAMVAHLGKVAGRLVLLLSMMQMASLDMLERIRAEAELARLNEELEVRVEERTAQLAASNDALESEILVRRHAEQKAQAQLARLSLLHQITRAIGERQDLNSIFQVVVRSLEDQLPVEFGCLCFHDPVDHVLTVECVGVKSGALAMELAMPERSRIDIDENGLSRCVMGQLVYEPDIAQSSFPFPARLARGGLRAMVLAPLQVESRVFGVLVAGRRERDSFSSGECEFLRQLSEHVALAAHQAQLHGALQQAYEDLRQTQQVVMQQERLRALGQMASGIAHDINNALSPVSLYTQSLLEREPNLSARTRDYLETIQRAVEDVAHTVARMREFYRQREPQLTLMPVHLNLLVQQVVDLTRARWSDMPQLRGTVIALRTELAEPLPAISGIESEIREALINLIFNAVDAVPGGGTLTLRTKLVTGAEGHGQVRIEVGDDGLGMDEETRRRCLEPFFTTKGERGTGLGLAMVYGVARRHNGDIDIDSAVGRGTTVSLNFPVPSTVPAAPSQDRLESARPSRLRLLLVDDDPLLLKSLCNTLEADGHIVVTANDGVAGIAAFRAASARGETFAAVITDLGMPNVDGRKVASSIKTDSPATPVIMLTGWGKRLMSEDEIPPHVDHLLSKPPKLRELRETLARCCGPGRAQGAIEVSE